In one window of Burkholderia sp. NRF60-BP8 DNA:
- a CDS encoding MFS transporter encodes MQHTTHTSAAPAQAAGTVRRTSARYKILALLAIGTMINYLDRTVLGVAAPQLTKELGINAAVMGIMFSAFSWTYVAMQVPGGLFLDRFGSKITYYWSMTLWSLCTFLQGFVPGVATLLACRLGLGITEAPCFPTNSRVVATWFPQNERAMATGTYTVGEYIGLAFFSPVLFALMGAFGWRSLFWVVGAVGIAFGLVWWKLYHEPRNHPGANAAELAYIEAGGGLVHGARKTDDKSGKAAQPKFSWAMAGKLLKKRQLAGICLGQFAGNSTLVFFLTWFPTYLATERHMGWLKIGFFAVMPFIAASVGVMFGGVFSDWLLRRGKSANLARKLPIIAGLLLASTIILANYVQSNEAVIAIMSVAFFAQGMAALGWTLVSDIAPDGLLGVTGGIFNFAANLAGIITPLVVGFIVASTGSFVGALVFIGVIALVGALSYIFVVGDIKRIEL; translated from the coding sequence ATGCAGCACACCACCCACACGAGCGCCGCGCCGGCGCAGGCGGCCGGCACGGTCCGGCGCACGTCGGCGCGCTACAAGATCCTCGCGCTGCTCGCGATCGGCACGATGATCAACTATCTCGACCGCACCGTGCTGGGCGTGGCTGCGCCGCAGCTCACCAAGGAGCTTGGCATCAACGCGGCCGTGATGGGCATCATGTTCTCCGCGTTTTCGTGGACGTACGTGGCGATGCAGGTTCCCGGCGGCCTGTTCCTCGACCGCTTCGGCAGCAAGATCACCTACTACTGGTCGATGACGCTGTGGTCGTTGTGCACGTTCCTGCAAGGCTTCGTGCCGGGCGTCGCGACGCTGCTCGCGTGTCGCCTCGGCCTCGGCATCACCGAGGCGCCGTGCTTCCCGACCAACAGCCGCGTCGTCGCGACGTGGTTCCCGCAGAACGAGCGCGCGATGGCGACGGGCACCTATACCGTCGGCGAATACATCGGCCTCGCGTTCTTCAGCCCCGTGCTGTTCGCGCTGATGGGCGCGTTCGGCTGGCGCTCGCTGTTCTGGGTCGTGGGCGCGGTCGGCATTGCGTTTGGCCTCGTCTGGTGGAAGCTCTACCACGAGCCGCGCAACCATCCGGGCGCGAACGCGGCGGAGCTGGCCTATATCGAGGCGGGCGGCGGCCTCGTGCACGGCGCGCGCAAGACCGACGACAAGAGCGGCAAGGCCGCGCAGCCGAAGTTCAGCTGGGCGATGGCCGGCAAACTGCTGAAGAAGCGCCAGCTCGCGGGCATCTGCCTCGGCCAGTTCGCCGGCAACTCGACGCTCGTGTTCTTCCTGACCTGGTTCCCGACCTATCTGGCAACCGAGCGTCACATGGGCTGGCTGAAGATCGGCTTCTTCGCGGTGATGCCGTTCATCGCCGCGTCGGTCGGCGTGATGTTCGGCGGCGTCTTCTCCGACTGGCTGCTGCGCCGCGGCAAGTCCGCGAACCTCGCGCGCAAGCTGCCGATCATCGCGGGCCTGCTGCTCGCGTCGACGATCATTCTCGCGAACTACGTGCAGAGCAACGAAGCGGTGATCGCGATCATGTCGGTCGCGTTCTTCGCGCAGGGGATGGCCGCACTCGGCTGGACGCTCGTGTCGGACATCGCGCCGGACGGCCTGCTCGGCGTGACGGGCGGCATCTTCAACTTCGCGGCGAACCTCGCCGGCATCATCACCCCGCTCGTCGTCGGCTTCATCGTCGCGTCGACCGGCTCGTTCGTCGGCGCGCTCGTGTTCATCGGCGTGATCGCGCTGGTCGGTGCGCTGTCGTACATCTTCGTCGTCGGCGACATCAAGCGGATCGAGTTGTAA
- a CDS encoding shikimate dehydrogenase produces the protein MSRPSFLIGLIGQGIGGSLSPAMHEEEGFRQGFGYVYRRIDLDVLGVNVDALPQLLEAAQRMGYNGLNITHPCKQRVIEHLDALSDDARALGAVNTVLFKDGKRIGHNTDWSGFAKSFHRGLPGVSLERVVQLGAGGAGAAVAHAALQMGAAELTIFDVDGARATALAGELQQRFPAARVAPGSDLAAAMRAATGLIHATPTGMVKHPGLPLPAELLHAGMWVADIVYFPLETELIHAARAAGCATLPGGGMAVYQAVDAFEIFTGRTPDAERMFDHFQSLVAR, from the coding sequence ATGAGCCGCCCGTCGTTTCTGATCGGCCTGATCGGCCAGGGCATCGGCGGTTCGCTGTCGCCCGCGATGCACGAGGAAGAGGGATTCCGCCAGGGCTTTGGCTACGTGTACCGGCGCATCGATCTCGACGTGCTGGGCGTGAACGTCGACGCGCTGCCGCAGCTGCTCGAGGCCGCGCAGCGGATGGGCTACAACGGGCTGAACATCACGCACCCGTGCAAGCAGCGCGTGATCGAGCATCTCGACGCGCTGTCGGACGACGCGCGTGCGCTCGGCGCGGTGAACACCGTGCTGTTCAAGGACGGCAAGCGGATCGGCCACAACACCGACTGGTCGGGCTTCGCGAAATCGTTCCACCGCGGGCTGCCCGGCGTGTCGCTCGAACGCGTCGTCCAGCTCGGCGCGGGCGGCGCGGGCGCGGCTGTCGCGCACGCGGCGCTGCAGATGGGCGCGGCCGAACTGACGATCTTCGACGTCGACGGCGCGCGGGCCACCGCGCTGGCGGGCGAATTGCAGCAGCGCTTCCCCGCGGCCCGGGTCGCGCCGGGTAGCGATCTCGCGGCCGCGATGCGCGCCGCGACCGGCCTGATCCACGCAACGCCGACCGGCATGGTCAAGCATCCGGGCCTGCCGCTGCCGGCCGAACTGCTCCACGCGGGCATGTGGGTGGCCGACATCGTGTATTTCCCGCTCGAAACCGAGCTGATCCATGCCGCGCGCGCGGCCGGCTGCGCGACGCTGCCGGGCGGCGGGATGGCCGTGTACCAGGCCGTCGACGCATTCGAGATCTTCACCGGGCGCACGCCCGACGCCGAGCGGATGTTCGATCACTTTCAGTCGCTCGTCGCGCGCTGA
- the aroQ gene encoding type II 3-dehydroquinate dehydratase: MSKHKVLVLNGPNLNLLGTREPHIYGAETLADLEQRCRTAAEGLGLEIEFRQSNAEHQLIDWLHAARHDTHGIVINPAAYTHTSVALADALSAIAKPVIEVHISNVHRREAFRHHSYVSAIAEAVICGCGTEGYVFALQRLATLFAQGAAR; encoded by the coding sequence ATGAGCAAGCACAAGGTGCTGGTGCTGAACGGCCCGAATCTGAATCTGCTGGGCACGCGCGAGCCCCACATCTATGGCGCGGAAACGCTCGCCGATCTCGAGCAGCGCTGCCGCACGGCGGCGGAAGGGCTCGGATTGGAAATCGAGTTCCGCCAGTCGAACGCCGAGCATCAACTGATCGACTGGCTGCATGCCGCGCGGCACGACACGCACGGCATCGTGATCAACCCGGCCGCCTATACGCATACGTCGGTGGCGCTGGCCGACGCGCTGTCCGCGATCGCGAAGCCGGTGATCGAGGTGCATATCTCGAACGTCCATCGCCGCGAGGCGTTTCGCCACCATTCGTACGTGTCGGCGATCGCCGAAGCCGTGATCTGCGGCTGCGGCACCGAAGGCTACGTGTTCGCGCTGCAGCGCCTGGCGACGCTGTTCGCGCAGGGAGCCGCCCGATGA
- a CDS encoding bifunctional sugar phosphate isomerase/epimerase/4-hydroxyphenylpyruvate dioxygenase family protein, which translates to MQRSIATVSLSGTLAEKLAAIQAAGFDGVEIFENDLVYFDGSPADVRRMAADLGLDIVLFQPFRDFEGVSAAQLARNLDRIKRKFDVMHALGTDRILVCSSVSADTIADDGLLVDQLGALAEAARQAGVVAAYEALAWGRVVKRYGHAWQLVNAVNSPHLGLALDSFHTLSLDDSPDAIADIPGDRIAFVQIADAPKLAMDVLEWSRHYRSFPGQGDFDLARFTARVIESGYTGPLSLEIFNDGFRAAPTALTAADGHRSLLYLEDLTRARLAREGRAPAAGQPLFAPPAPPAHVGFQFIEFAVDAQAAATVGEWLGRMRFRLAGRHRSKDVTLFQHGAASIVLNAERDSFADAFFQQHGLSLCASAFRVDDAKVAFERAAGFGYAPFSGRVGPNERVLPSVKAPDGSLEYFVDEAPDAPTLYESDFVLTDIDGPSEVGPLTGIDHVCLALPADALDTWILFFKTAFGFEAERSWLVPDPYGLMRSRAVRSADGSVRIALNASVDRHTAVAESLDRYHGTGLNHVAFRTDDIVKTVAAFAADGVPFLRIPANYYDDLAARYALPDELIDTLSSHHLLYDRDEHGGEFLHAYTELVDNRFSLEIVERRGGYDGYGAANAAVRLAAQAQRRK; encoded by the coding sequence ATGCAGCGCTCGATCGCCACCGTGTCCCTGTCCGGCACGCTCGCCGAGAAGCTCGCCGCCATCCAGGCCGCGGGCTTCGATGGCGTCGAAATCTTCGAAAACGACCTCGTCTACTTCGATGGATCGCCGGCCGACGTCCGGCGCATGGCCGCCGACCTCGGCCTCGACATCGTGCTGTTCCAGCCGTTTCGCGACTTCGAGGGCGTGAGCGCGGCCCAGCTCGCGCGCAATCTCGACCGGATCAAGCGCAAGTTCGACGTGATGCATGCGCTCGGCACCGACCGCATCCTCGTCTGCAGCAGCGTGTCGGCCGATACGATCGCCGACGACGGATTACTCGTCGACCAGCTCGGCGCGCTCGCCGAGGCCGCGCGGCAGGCCGGCGTGGTGGCCGCGTACGAAGCGCTCGCGTGGGGCCGCGTCGTGAAACGGTACGGCCACGCGTGGCAACTGGTGAATGCGGTGAACAGCCCGCACCTCGGCCTCGCGCTCGACAGCTTCCACACGCTGTCGCTCGACGATTCGCCGGACGCGATCGCCGACATCCCCGGCGACCGGATCGCGTTCGTGCAGATCGCCGACGCGCCGAAGCTCGCGATGGACGTACTTGAATGGAGCCGCCACTACCGCTCGTTCCCGGGCCAGGGCGACTTCGACCTGGCGCGCTTCACCGCGCGCGTGATCGAGTCGGGCTATACGGGGCCGCTGTCGCTCGAGATCTTCAACGACGGTTTCCGCGCGGCGCCGACCGCGCTCACGGCCGCGGACGGCCATCGCTCGCTGCTCTACCTGGAAGACCTGACGCGCGCGCGGCTCGCACGGGAGGGTCGCGCGCCGGCCGCCGGCCAGCCGCTGTTCGCACCGCCCGCGCCGCCGGCACACGTCGGGTTCCAGTTCATCGAATTCGCGGTCGACGCGCAGGCGGCGGCGACCGTCGGCGAATGGCTCGGCCGGATGCGCTTCCGGCTCGCCGGCCGGCATCGCTCGAAGGACGTGACGCTGTTCCAGCACGGCGCCGCATCGATCGTGCTGAACGCCGAGCGCGACTCGTTCGCCGATGCGTTCTTCCAGCAGCACGGGCTGTCGCTGTGCGCGTCCGCGTTTCGCGTCGACGACGCCAAAGTGGCGTTCGAACGCGCGGCCGGCTTCGGCTACGCGCCGTTCTCGGGCCGGGTCGGGCCGAACGAACGCGTGCTGCCGAGCGTGAAGGCGCCCGACGGCAGCCTCGAATATTTCGTCGACGAAGCGCCGGATGCGCCGACGCTGTATGAATCGGACTTCGTGCTGACCGACATCGACGGCCCGAGCGAAGTCGGCCCGCTGACGGGCATCGACCACGTGTGCCTCGCGCTGCCGGCCGACGCGCTCGACACGTGGATCCTGTTCTTCAAGACGGCGTTCGGCTTCGAAGCCGAGCGCAGCTGGCTCGTGCCCGACCCGTACGGGCTGATGCGCAGCCGCGCGGTGCGCAGCGCCGATGGCTCGGTCCGGATCGCGCTGAACGCATCGGTCGACCGTCACACGGCCGTCGCCGAATCGCTCGACCGCTACCACGGCACCGGGCTGAACCACGTCGCGTTCCGCACCGACGACATCGTGAAGACGGTCGCCGCGTTCGCGGCCGACGGCGTGCCGTTCCTGCGCATTCCGGCCAACTACTACGACGATCTCGCCGCGCGTTACGCGCTGCCGGACGAACTGATCGACACGCTGAGCTCGCACCACCTGCTCTACGACCGCGACGAGCACGGCGGCGAATTCCTGCATGCGTATACGGAACTGGTCGACAACCGCTTCTCGCTCGAGATCGTCGAGCGGCGCGGCGGGTACGACGGCTACGGCGCCGCGAATGCGGCCGTGCGGCTCGCCGCGCAGGCGCAGCGCAGGAAATAA
- a CDS encoding AraC family transcriptional regulator codes for MTTLLAVPPMSLSDTLRHQPDNADLSAMLAHFRLLEPVFDALPDVAFFVKDASGRYALVNRTLAMRCGYKDKRDLLGKTADEVFPHRFGRSYFEQDMATINAGQQLMDQLELHLYPGRQPGWCLTCKEPLRDAAGRVVGLAGISRDLKAHEGSHPAYSRLADVVQHIQDHYVQPLNLKQLAQMAGMSVAQLERYFHKVFHLTPRQVLLKTRLDAATALLVTHDKVTDVAALCGYTDHSAFTRQFKATVGVTPTEYRLMLQERAG; via the coding sequence ATGACGACCTTGCTTGCCGTACCGCCCATGAGCCTGTCCGATACGTTGCGCCACCAGCCCGACAACGCCGATCTCAGTGCGATGCTCGCGCATTTCCGCCTGCTCGAACCGGTATTCGATGCGCTGCCGGATGTCGCGTTCTTCGTGAAGGATGCGAGCGGCCGCTACGCGCTCGTCAATCGCACGCTGGCGATGCGCTGCGGCTACAAGGACAAGCGCGACCTGCTCGGCAAGACGGCCGACGAGGTGTTTCCGCACCGCTTCGGCCGGAGTTACTTCGAACAGGACATGGCGACGATCAATGCCGGCCAGCAGTTGATGGACCAGCTCGAGCTGCACCTGTATCCGGGCCGCCAGCCGGGCTGGTGCCTGACCTGCAAGGAGCCGCTGCGCGACGCCGCGGGCCGGGTGGTCGGCCTCGCGGGCATCTCGCGCGACCTGAAGGCGCACGAGGGATCGCACCCGGCGTACAGCCGGCTCGCCGATGTGGTCCAGCACATCCAGGATCACTACGTGCAGCCGCTGAACCTGAAGCAGCTCGCGCAGATGGCCGGGATGTCGGTCGCGCAGCTCGAACGCTACTTCCACAAGGTGTTCCACCTGACGCCGCGCCAGGTGCTGCTGAAGACGCGGCTCGACGCGGCCACCGCGCTGCTGGTCACCCACGACAAGGTGACCGACGTCGCGGCGCTATGCGGCTACACGGATCACAGCGCGTTCACGCGCCAGTTCAAGGCGACGGTCGGCGTGACGCCGACGGAATACCGGCTGATGCTGCAGGAACGCGCGGGGTGA
- a CDS encoding branched-chain amino acid ABC transporter substrate-binding protein, with product MPAAAQPRHQGEVKVKLKVSHVALAAACALSGAHAVAADVVKIGFAAPLTGPQSNYGTDMQKGVQLAIADFNATHPTIGGKPVTFQLDSQDDQADPRTGTTVAQRLIDDNVRGIIGHFNSGTSIPASDLYDRAGLPQISMATSPQYTARGYKTTYRLLTSDAQAGRIVGTYAVKTLRFKHIAIIDDRTAYGQGIADEFAKAVEAAGGTIVKRDFTNDKALDFSAILTNLKGVNPDAVFYGGGDAQSSPMIRKMRQLGMKSAFVTGEMSRSPTFLKVGGDAAEGAIVYMGGLPKEKMPGFSGYAARYKARFNEDVITYSPYSYDGTIALLTAMKEANSTDPKVYTPYLGKVSIKGVSAASIAYDSKGDLKDAPVTIYKVERGAFKPVDTIAGN from the coding sequence ATGCCGGCGGCGGCCCAACCACGCCATCAAGGGGAAGTGAAAGTGAAGCTGAAGGTATCGCACGTCGCGCTGGCCGCCGCCTGCGCACTGTCGGGCGCGCACGCCGTCGCCGCCGACGTCGTCAAGATCGGTTTCGCCGCACCGCTGACCGGCCCGCAGTCGAATTACGGCACGGACATGCAGAAGGGCGTGCAGCTCGCGATCGCCGATTTCAACGCGACGCATCCGACGATCGGCGGCAAGCCGGTCACGTTTCAGCTCGACTCGCAGGACGACCAGGCCGACCCGCGCACCGGCACGACCGTCGCGCAGCGGCTGATCGACGACAACGTCCGCGGGATCATCGGCCACTTCAACTCGGGCACCAGCATCCCCGCGTCCGACCTGTACGATCGCGCGGGGCTGCCGCAGATCTCGATGGCGACGTCGCCGCAATACACGGCGCGCGGCTACAAGACGACCTACCGGCTGCTGACGAGCGACGCGCAGGCCGGCCGCATCGTCGGCACGTACGCGGTGAAGACGCTGCGCTTCAAGCACATCGCGATCATCGACGACCGCACGGCCTACGGCCAGGGCATCGCCGACGAATTCGCGAAGGCCGTGGAAGCGGCCGGCGGCACGATCGTCAAGCGCGACTTCACGAACGACAAGGCGCTCGATTTCTCGGCGATCCTGACCAACCTGAAGGGCGTGAATCCGGACGCGGTCTTCTACGGCGGCGGCGACGCGCAATCGTCGCCGATGATCCGCAAGATGCGCCAGCTCGGGATGAAGTCGGCGTTCGTGACGGGCGAGATGTCGCGCTCGCCGACGTTCCTGAAGGTCGGCGGCGACGCGGCCGAAGGCGCGATCGTCTACATGGGCGGGCTGCCGAAGGAAAAGATGCCGGGCTTCTCCGGCTACGCGGCACGCTACAAGGCGCGCTTCAACGAAGACGTGATCACGTATTCGCCGTACTCGTACGACGGCACGATCGCGCTGCTCACCGCGATGAAGGAAGCGAATTCGACCGATCCGAAGGTGTATACGCCGTACCTCGGCAAGGTGTCGATCAAGGGCGTGTCGGCCGCGAGCATCGCGTACGACTCGAAGGGCGACCTGAAGGATGCGCCGGTGACGATCTACAAGGTCGAACGCGGCGCGTTCAAGCCGGTCGATACGATCGCCGGCAACTGA
- a CDS encoding MFS transporter, with product MQASELSGVPRAAERALTRSDYKTLGLAALGGALEFYDFIIFVFFAPAIGQLFFPHDIPDWLRQLQTFGIFAAGYLARPLGGVIMAHFGDLFGRKRMFTLSVLMMSVPTLLMGMLPTYDTIGILAPVLLLLFRVLQGAAVGGEVPGAWVFVSEHVPSRHIGYACGTLTAGLTAGILLGSLVAAGINSRYSTAEVGAFAWRIPFLLGGVFGLFSVYLRRWLHETPVFAEMKAKKALAAEIPLKAVLRDHGRAVIVSMLLTWMLSAAIVVVILMTPALLQKQFHLTPATTLFANSVATLCLTAGCIAAGSLAGWIGAKRVLGIGGIGLAACYYLLFAQVAADASTLPLYYGIAGFMVGTIGAVPFVMVKSFPAVVRFSGISFSYNVAYAIFGGLTPVIVSLMMKSNPLAPVVYVAAICVLGAIAVQFSKDAKDVQGTH from the coding sequence ATGCAAGCTTCCGAATTGAGCGGCGTGCCTCGCGCCGCCGAACGCGCGCTCACGCGCAGCGACTACAAGACCCTTGGCCTTGCCGCACTCGGCGGCGCCCTCGAGTTCTACGACTTCATCATCTTCGTGTTCTTCGCGCCGGCGATAGGACAACTCTTCTTCCCGCACGACATTCCCGACTGGCTGCGCCAGTTGCAGACGTTCGGCATCTTCGCGGCCGGCTATCTCGCGCGCCCGCTCGGCGGCGTGATCATGGCGCACTTCGGCGACCTGTTCGGCCGCAAGCGGATGTTCACGCTGAGCGTGCTGATGATGTCGGTGCCGACGCTGCTGATGGGCATGCTGCCGACCTACGACACGATCGGCATCCTCGCGCCGGTGTTGCTGCTGCTGTTCCGCGTGCTGCAGGGCGCGGCGGTCGGCGGCGAAGTGCCGGGCGCGTGGGTGTTCGTGTCCGAGCACGTGCCGTCGCGCCATATCGGCTACGCATGCGGCACGCTGACCGCGGGCCTGACGGCCGGCATCCTGCTCGGCTCGCTCGTCGCGGCCGGCATCAACAGCCGCTACTCGACGGCCGAAGTCGGCGCGTTCGCGTGGCGCATCCCGTTCCTGCTCGGCGGCGTGTTCGGGCTGTTCTCCGTGTACCTGCGCCGCTGGCTGCACGAAACGCCGGTGTTCGCCGAGATGAAGGCGAAGAAGGCGCTCGCGGCCGAGATTCCGCTGAAGGCGGTATTGCGCGATCACGGCCGCGCGGTAATCGTGTCGATGCTGCTCACGTGGATGCTGTCGGCCGCGATCGTCGTCGTGATCCTGATGACGCCCGCGCTGCTGCAGAAGCAGTTCCACCTGACGCCGGCGACGACGCTGTTCGCGAACAGCGTCGCGACGCTGTGCCTGACGGCCGGCTGCATCGCCGCGGGTTCGCTCGCGGGCTGGATCGGCGCGAAGCGCGTGCTCGGCATCGGCGGCATCGGGCTGGCCGCGTGCTACTACCTGCTGTTCGCGCAGGTCGCGGCCGATGCGTCGACGCTGCCGCTCTACTACGGGATCGCGGGCTTCATGGTCGGCACGATCGGCGCGGTGCCGTTCGTGATGGTGAAGAGCTTCCCGGCCGTCGTGCGCTTCTCGGGCATCTCGTTCTCGTACAACGTCGCGTATGCGATCTTCGGCGGCCTCACGCCGGTGATCGTGTCGCTGATGATGAAGTCGAATCCGCTCGCACCGGTCGTGTACGTCGCGGCGATCTGCGTGCTCGGCGCGATCGCCGTGCAGTTCTCGAAGGATGCGAAGGACGTGCAGGGCACGCACTGA
- a CDS encoding DoxX family protein — MTRTVDSGVIFFARLALAALFLWGGIMKLLGYGDFVAYLHTMNVPYQQVVAPIVVAIEGLGGLLLIVGYKVRPLALLMAVYTIATAMVGHNFWDATNAAVQHDMVIHFWKNVAISGGFLLLFVTGAGGASIDALRRPSSSYGLLR, encoded by the coding sequence ATGACGCGTACCGTCGATTCCGGCGTCATTTTTTTCGCACGCCTGGCGCTGGCGGCGTTGTTCTTGTGGGGCGGCATCATGAAGCTGCTCGGCTACGGCGATTTCGTCGCGTATCTGCACACGATGAACGTGCCCTATCAACAGGTCGTCGCGCCGATCGTCGTCGCGATCGAGGGGCTGGGCGGCCTGCTGTTGATCGTCGGCTACAAGGTCCGGCCGCTCGCGTTGCTGATGGCGGTCTACACGATCGCGACCGCGATGGTCGGGCACAATTTCTGGGACGCGACCAACGCGGCCGTCCAGCACGACATGGTGATTCACTTCTGGAAGAACGTCGCGATTTCCGGCGGCTTCCTGCTGCTGTTCGTCACCGGCGCCGGCGGCGCGAGCATCGACGCGTTGCGTCGGCCGAGTTCGTCGTACGGCTTGCTGCGTTGA
- a CDS encoding RbsD/FucU family protein, whose product MLKNLDPLLHADILHTLRAMGHGDEIAICDANFPAESVAEHTVVGRALRIDGADSARVVRAVLSVLPLDTFVDTPAWRMEVVGDAAAVPPVQREVQAEIDRAEGRSVPLTGVERFAFYERAQQAYAVIVTGEQRGYGCFIFKKGVLLSDAG is encoded by the coding sequence ATGTTGAAGAATCTCGATCCGCTGCTGCACGCCGACATCCTGCACACGCTGCGCGCGATGGGCCACGGCGACGAAATCGCGATCTGCGATGCGAATTTCCCCGCGGAATCCGTCGCGGAGCACACGGTGGTCGGCCGTGCGCTGCGGATCGACGGCGCCGATTCGGCGCGCGTCGTGCGCGCGGTGCTGTCCGTGCTGCCGCTCGACACGTTCGTCGACACGCCCGCGTGGCGGATGGAAGTCGTCGGCGATGCTGCCGCGGTGCCGCCCGTGCAGCGCGAAGTGCAGGCCGAGATCGACCGCGCGGAGGGGCGTTCAGTGCCGCTCACCGGCGTCGAGCGTTTCGCGTTCTACGAGCGCGCGCAGCAGGCATATGCGGTGATCGTGACCGGCGAACAGCGCGGCTACGGCTGCTTCATCTTCAAGAAGGGCGTGCTGTTGAGCGACGCGGGCTAA
- a CDS encoding nuclear transport factor 2 family protein, protein MNTAQSASSVHADLIDRYFDAWNEPDVVRRRALIDATYASDAAYRDPLMAGDGHAGIDTMIAAVQQRFPAYRFRRTTDVDAFGQHLRFSWALVSPDGAAIVKGSDFGTVDASGRLASVTGFIDEMPAAAS, encoded by the coding sequence ATGAACACCGCTCAATCCGCATCGTCCGTTCACGCCGATCTGATCGACCGCTACTTCGACGCGTGGAACGAACCCGACGTCGTGCGCCGCCGCGCGCTGATCGATGCGACGTACGCGAGCGACGCGGCCTATCGCGATCCGCTGATGGCCGGCGACGGCCACGCGGGCATCGACACGATGATCGCCGCCGTGCAGCAACGTTTCCCCGCATACCGCTTCCGCCGCACGACCGACGTCGACGCGTTCGGCCAGCACCTGCGATTCTCGTGGGCGCTCGTGTCGCCCGACGGCGCGGCGATCGTGAAGGGCTCGGACTTCGGCACCGTCGACGCGTCGGGCCGCCTCGCATCGGTCACGGGTTTCATCGACGAAATGCCGGCCGCGGCTTCGTGA
- the garD gene encoding galactarate dehydratase — protein MTASPLYIRVHPDDNVAIVVNDGGLPAGATFADGLTLCEGVPQGHKVALVDLAAGDPVVRYNVVIGYALTDLRRGSWVNERTMRMPEPPGLDDLPLATRAAPPLEPLEGYTFEGFRNADGSVGTRNILAITTTVQCVSGVVEHAVKRIKDELLPRYPNVDDVVGLEHTYGCGVAIDAPDADIPIRTLRNISLNPNFGGEVMTVSLGCEKLQPERLLPPGAIPVAADGATDNGGVVCLQDAAHVGFNSMIDSIMKMAESHLERLNRRRRETCPASDLVVGVQCGGSDAFSGLTANPAVGFAADLLVRAGATIMFSEVTEVRDGVAQLTSRAANEDVAREIIREMDWYDRYLQRGRVDRSANTTPGNKKGGLSNIVEKAMGSIVKSGSAPIAGVVRPGDRARQKGLLYAATPASDFICGTLQLAAGMNLHIFTTGRGTPYGLAQVPVIKVATRSDLARRWHDLMDLDAGQIATGAATIEDTGWALFRLMLDVASGKRRTWAEQWKLANALTLFNPAPVT, from the coding sequence ATGACTGCTTCCCCTCTCTACATCCGCGTGCATCCGGACGACAACGTCGCGATCGTCGTCAACGACGGCGGTTTGCCCGCAGGCGCGACGTTCGCCGACGGGCTGACGCTGTGCGAAGGCGTGCCGCAGGGGCACAAGGTCGCGCTTGTCGACCTCGCGGCCGGCGATCCGGTCGTGCGCTACAACGTGGTGATCGGCTACGCGCTGACCGACCTGCGGCGCGGCAGTTGGGTCAACGAGCGCACGATGCGCATGCCCGAGCCGCCGGGCCTCGACGACCTGCCGCTCGCCACGCGTGCCGCGCCGCCGCTCGAGCCGCTCGAAGGCTATACGTTCGAGGGCTTTCGCAATGCCGACGGCTCGGTCGGCACGCGCAACATCCTCGCGATCACGACGACCGTGCAGTGCGTGTCGGGCGTCGTCGAGCATGCGGTGAAGCGGATCAAGGACGAACTGCTGCCGCGCTACCCGAACGTCGACGACGTGGTCGGGCTCGAACACACGTACGGCTGCGGCGTCGCGATCGACGCGCCCGACGCCGACATCCCGATCCGCACGCTGCGCAACATCAGCCTGAATCCGAACTTCGGCGGCGAAGTGATGACCGTGAGCCTCGGCTGCGAGAAGCTGCAGCCCGAGCGCCTGCTGCCGCCGGGCGCGATTCCGGTGGCGGCCGACGGCGCGACCGACAACGGCGGCGTGGTGTGCCTGCAGGACGCCGCGCACGTCGGCTTCAACTCGATGATCGATTCGATCATGAAGATGGCCGAATCGCATCTCGAGCGGCTGAACCGCCGCCGTCGCGAAACCTGCCCGGCGTCGGATCTCGTCGTCGGCGTGCAATGCGGCGGCAGCGACGCGTTCTCGGGGCTCACCGCGAATCCGGCGGTCGGCTTCGCGGCCGACCTGCTCGTGCGCGCGGGCGCGACGATCATGTTCTCGGAGGTGACCGAAGTGCGCGACGGCGTCGCGCAGCTCACGTCGCGCGCGGCAAACGAGGACGTCGCGCGCGAGATCATCCGCGAGATGGACTGGTACGACCGTTACCTGCAGCGCGGCCGCGTCGACCGCAGCGCGAACACGACGCCGGGCAACAAGAAGGGCGGCCTGTCGAACATCGTCGAGAAGGCGATGGGGTCGATCGTGAAGTCGGGCAGCGCGCCGATCGCCGGCGTCGTGCGCCCCGGCGATCGCGCGCGGCAAAAGGGGCTGCTGTACGCGGCGACGCCCGCGAGCGATTTCATCTGCGGCACGCTGCAGCTCGCGGCGGGGATGAACCTGCACATTTTCACGACCGGCCGCGGCACGCCGTACGGCCTCGCGCAGGTGCCGGTGATCAAGGTCGCGACGCGCAGCGATCTCGCACGCCGCTGGCACGACCTGATGGATCTCGACGCGGGGCAGATCGCGACCGGTGCGGCGACGATCGAGGACACGGGCTGGGCGCTGTTCCGGCTGATGCTCGACGTCGCCAGCGGCAAGCGCCGCACGTGGGCCGAGCAATGGAAGCTCGCGAATGCGCTGACGCTGTTCAATCCGGCGCCGGTGACCTGA